A genomic region of Plasmodium cynomolgi strain B DNA, chromosome 5, whole genome shotgun sequence contains the following coding sequences:
- a CDS encoding 60S ribosomal protein L15-1 (putative) — protein MGAYKYIQEIWKKKQSDAMHFLLRVRTWEYRQLPVVHRVSRPSRPDKARRLGYKALQGFVIYRVRVRRGDRKKRVRKGVVHGKPKHQGVHKQKSTRNLKSVAEGKVGKSICGNLRVLNSYWVGQDAVYKYYEVILVDPMHNAIRNNPKINWICNPVHKHRELRGLTSAGKKYRGLRVKGHLSAKSRPSIRANWKRRQLIKLRKRR, from the exons atggGAGCGTACAAGTATATTCAAGAAAtatggaagaagaagcagtcgGATGCGATGCATTTCTTGCTCCGAGTTAGAACTTGGGAGTATAG GCAACTACCAGTAGTGCACCGAGTGTCGAGACCGAGCAGACCCGACAAAGCTAGGCGACTAGGCTATAAGGCACTCCAAGGATTCGTAATATACAGAGTGCGAGTCAGAAGAGGAGATAGAAAAAAGAGAGTGAGAAAAGGTGTAGTACATGGAAAGCCAAAACATCAAGGTGTACATAAACAGAAATCTACAAGAAACTTAAAAAGTGTTGCAGAAGGAAAGGTAGGAAAAAGTATTTGTGGAAACTTGAGGGTTCTAAATAGCTACTGGGTTGGACAGGATGCTGTGTACAAATATTATGAGGTTATTCTAGTTGATCCTATGCACAATGCTATCCGAAACAATCCCAAAATTAATTGGATTTGTAACCCTGTGCATAAGCATAGAGAATTGAGAGGACTGACTTCAGCTGGTAAGAAGTACAGAGGACTTCGTGTCAAGGGACACTTGTCAGCTAAGAGTAGACCTTCTATCAGGGCCAATTGGAAGAGAAGGCAATTAATTAAATTGCGAAAGCGTAGATGA